The genomic interval ATCAGGATCGTGCCGATGCGGAACGCCTGGTCGAACGGGTCGAGCACCACGATCAGCAGTCCGAGGCCCGCCGCGCAGAGCACGGTGAGCAGCGGCCACTGCCGGGCCGGAGCGGGCGCGTCGCCGGACGCCGCCCTGCCACCGCCCTCGGGCCGGGCGGTGTCCCGGGTGAACCGCGGGAACCGCCGCGACCGGCGGGGCCGCCGGCCGGCCGCGGCCCCGTCCGGGGCCGGGGTGGTGTCCGGGGCCGTGTCCCTGTCCCTGTCCCTGTCCGTGGACGTGGACGTGGACGTGGACGTTGACGCGGACGTTGACGCGGACGCGGACGTGGCGGTGTCCGTGCCCGGGTCCGTGGCGTCGGTGCCCGGGGCCGTGGCGTCGGTGGCCTCCGCGACGGGGGCCGTGGCGTCCGCGGCCGGGTCCGGCCCGGCGGACCCGGTGGACCCGTCCCGCTCTTCCCGCTCGTCCGGTTCGCGCGGCTCGTCCGCCGCCCGGCCGGCCGGGGCGGGGTCGGCCGGACTCGTACCAGCACCCATGGGGTTCCCTCCGGATCCGGCCGTCAGCCCGTTGCGGCGGAGTCGGCGGCCTCGGCGGCGGCCCGCTCGGCGGCCTCGACCACGTTGACCAGCAGCTGCGCGCGGGTCATCGGGCCGACGCCCCCGGGGTTCGGGGCGACCCAGGCGGCCACCTCACGGACCCCCGGGTGCACATCGCCGACGATCTTGCCGTCAGCGTCCCGGCTGACGCCGACGTCGAGCACGGCCGCGCCCGGCTTCACGTCCTCCGGCTTGATCAGGTGCTGCACCCCGGCGGCGGCGACGATGATGTCGGCCTGCCGCAGGTGGGAGGAGAGGTCCCGGGTGCCGGTGTGGCACTGGGTCACCGTGGCGTTCTCCGACTTGCGGGTCAGCAGCAGCGGGATCGACCGGCCGATGGTGACACCGCGTCCGACGACCACGACGTGCGCCCCGTTGATCTCCACGCCGTGCGCGCGCAGCAGCTGCACGACGCCCTGCGGGGTGCAGGGCAGCGGGCCGGTCTCGTTGAGGACGAGGCGGCCGAGGCTCATCGGGTGCAGCCCGTCGGCGTCCTTCTCCGGGTCCATCAGCTCCAGGATCCGGTTCGTGTCGATGCCCTTGGGCAGCGGCAGCTGGACGATGTAGCCGGTGCATTCGGGGTTGGCGTTGAGCTCACGGACGACGTCCTCGATCTCCTCCTGCGTGGCGGTGTCGGGGAGTTCGCGCTGGATGGAGCCGATGCCGACCTGGGCGCAGTCACGGTGCTTGCCGTTGACGTACCACCGGCTGCCCGGGTCGTCCCCGACGAGCAGGGTTCCGAGGCCGGGAGTGATCCCCTGGGCCTTGAGGGCCGCCACACGGACGGTCAGATCGGATTTGATCGCGGCAGCGGTGGCCTTGCCATCGAGAATCTGGGCAGTCATGGTCCCATCCTCGCGGATGACCCCGCCCGCATACCAATTGCCGGTGCCGCCCCCGTACCGGACATTGCACTTGCACAACGTCAGGGGCCCCGGACTGGACAAACAAGGGTGCCGCTCATAACGATGAAGCCCGCGGTTGTACGGGGGGCGGGCCGCTGATCGATGTCCTTCCTCCGTGTGGCCATCTCGTCCCCACACGTCTGTTGAAGGAACACCCCTTATGAGCTTCGGCGACCCGAACAACCCGTATGGGCAGCAGCCCGGCCAGCCGCCCCAGGGCCCGCCGCAGGGACAGCCCGGTTACGGCTACCCGCAGCAGGCTCCGCAGGGTGTCCCGCCGCAGGGCTACGGCTACCCGCAGCAGCAGCCGGGGTACCCCCAGCAGCCCGGTTATCCGCAGCAGCCCGGCCAGCCCTACGGCGGCGGCTACCCGCAGCAGCCCGGCCAGGGCGGCATGCCGGAGCTGGCCCACTGGGGGCTGCGGTTCGGCGGGACCATCATCGACGGGATCATCATCTTCATCCCGTACGTCGTCTTCTTCGCCATCGGCGGCGCCATGGGCGACTCGGCCGGCGGCGTGATGGTCATGATCGGCGCCCTCCTGGCGCTCGGTCTCGGTATCTGGCAGCTGTACCAGGAGGGCACCACCGGTCAGACGATCGGCAAGAAGGCCGTGGGCATCCGCCTGCTGCGCGAGGCCGACGGCCGCCCGCTGGGTTTCGGCATGGCCTTCGTGCGCCGTCTGGCCCACATCCTCGACTCCCCCTGCTACATCGGCTTCCTGTGGCCGCTGTGGGATGCGAAGAAGCAGACGTTCGCGGACAAGGTCTGCTCGTCGGTGGTCGTCAAGGCCGTCTGACGCTCCCTTACGGACACGCCACGAGGGCCGCACCCGTCACGAGGTGCGGCCCTCGCGGCATGTCCGGCGATGGCACGGCCCGGTCAGTCGCCCCGGGCGCCCGGGATCTCCGCCGGCTCCGGTGACGTGCGCTCCATCACCACGAAGCTGCCGCCCCGGTGCTTGAGCCGGTAGGACGCCTCGGGGTGCAGCTGCTGGGCGTACGCCACCGGGTCCTGGATCGGGCGGGACCAGCCGAAGTCCAGGTTGATGGCGACGATGTCGGGTGCGGTGCCCGGGGCTCCGCCGACCCAGTAGACGGTGCGGTCGGAGGTGAGGTGGGCCATCAGCGTGATGTCCGTCTCGACCCGCGCCCCGGCCGGGATGGCGTCGAGCGCCGCCCGGGCCGCCTGGCTGCGGGCGTCGTCGGTGCGGTAGGTCTCCGGGCGCAGCAGGTCGCGCAGCGGCAGGTGCTGGGTCATCGCGACGGCGATCGCGGCGGCGACGGGCACGGCGACCTTCGCGTACGAGGCGAGCCAGGGGCGGTGCGAGCCGCGGCTGCGGCGGACGCCGTCGGCCAGCGCGAGGAAGAGCACCGGCATGAGGATCGCGCTGTAGTGCCAGACCATGCCCCAGTGGTTGCTGTCCTGCGAGAGGAGCCGCCAGCCGAGCGTGGGAACGATCAGCAGCGTCAGCGGTGAACGCAGCGCCATGAACGCGGTAATGCCGATCAGGAAGACCAGCATCTCGATCTTGACGGAGGAGTCGAGGACGCCGAGGACGGAGTCCAGCATCGAGACGTCCTGCTCGCCGTTCTTGTCGATCTTCTTCCAGTAGTCGTAGGTGCCCGCGCTGCTGGCCGCCGGGATGAGGACCGTGAGCGTGACGACGAAGGCGGCGACCCCGAAGGCGGCGAGCAGCGCGCCCTGGAGGCGGCGGCCGTACACGAAGAGCAGGAAGCCGACGACCGCCACGGTGGCGCCCAGGTCCTCCTTGACCAGGACCAGGGGGAGCGACCACAGGAGGGCGGCCGTGTACCGCTTCAGGAGCAGGGCCCGGCAGACGAGGGCCAGCAGCGGTACGGCGAACGCGATCTCGTGGAAGTCGGCCTTCACCGCTTCCTGGATGCCCCAGGAGAGTCCGTACGCGACGGTGACGCAGAGCCCCGAGCGCCCGCCGAGGAGCTGCTGGGCGGTGCGGCCGACGATGACCGCCCCCAGCGCGAACAGCGCGGCCTGCGCGAAGAGCAGGGACTCGGCCGACGGCCAGAGCCAGTACAGCGGGGCCAGCAGCGCCACGATCGGGGAGAAGTGGTCGCCGAGGATCAGATAGCCGGGGCCCTTGATGTCGACGACCGGGGCGTCGAACCCGGCGTACGCCCGGACCTCCTGCTCGAAGATCCCCAGGTCCCAGGAGGGTGAGCCGAAGCGGCTGTACTGGAAGTACGCGTAGAGGAAGTAGAGCGCGCACAGGATCGCGCCGGCGACGAGGTACGGGCGCAGGGGTACACGTTCGGAGGTGGCCTTCCCCGTACTCGGGGAGCCGTCCGCCGGGCGGGCGTCCGGGGCGGGGTCCGGCCCCGGGCCCTGGGCGGGCAGGCGTCCCGGTCCCGACCGGTCCGTTCCACTCTTGTTCAGCTCAAGCACGGCGACTGCCCCCGCTCGGGATTTCCACGGCGGTTCATTAGAACAGAGCGGCGAGCCGATTCCGCACGACGGACACGGCCGAGGCCGCACCCATGTCGGGGTGCGGCCTCGGGTCGGATCGGGGCGGGTCGGGGCGGATCGGGCGGGTCGGTGCACCGGTGGAAGGACCGGTGGAAGAGGTCCGGGTCAGTGGTTCCGGTCGGCCGTCAGTTGCCCCGGCCAGTCGTCCCGGTCAGTGGAAGAAGTGGCGCGTGCCCGTGAAGTACATGGTCACGCCGGCCTTCTTCGCGGCCTCGATCACCAGCTCGTCGCGGACGGACCCGCCGGGCTGGGCGACGGCCTTGACGCCGGCGGCCGTGAGGATCTCCAGACCGTCGGGGAACGGGAAGAAGGCGTCGGACGCGGCGTACGAACCGGCTGCCCGCTCCGCGCCCGCCCGCTCGACGGCGAGCTTCGCGGAGTCGACCCGGTTCACCTGGCCCATGCCGACGCCGACCGAGGCGCCGCCCTTGGCGAGCAGGATCGCGTTGGACTTGACGGCGCGGCTCGCCTTCCAGGCGAAGGCCAGCTCCTTCAGCTCGGCCTCGGAGAGCGCGTCGCCGGTGGCGAGCGTCCAGTTGGCCGGGTCGTCACCGTCGGCCTGGAGGCGGTCGGCCACCTGGAGCAGCGCGCCGCCGTCGATGGCCTTGACCTCGAACGCCGTGGCCGGGGCCTCGGGGGCGAGCAGCACCCGGATGTTCTTCTTGCGGGCCAGCACCTCGACGGCGCCGTCCTCGTACGCCGGGGCGACGATGACCTCGGTGAAGATCTCCGCGACCTGCTCGGCCATCTCGACGGTCACCGGACGGTTGACGGCGATGATCCCGCCGAAGGCCGAGGCCGGGTCGCAGGCGTGCGCGTTGCGGTGCGCCGTGGCGACGTCGTCGGCGATGGCGATGCCGCACGGGTTGGCGTGCTTGATGATCGCGACGCACGGCTCGGCGTGGTCGTAGGCGGCTCGGCGGGCGGCGTCGGTGTCCGTGTAGTTGTTGAAGGACATCTCCTTGCCGTGCAGCTGCTCGGCCTCGGCGAGACCGCCGTCGCCGGAGGTGTAGAGCGCGGCGGGCTGGTGCGGGTTCTCGCCGTAGCGCAGGACGTTCTTGCGCGTGTAGGTGTCGCCGAGGAACTCGGGAAGGCCCGAGGCGTCGGCGGCCGCGTAGTCGTCCGCGAACCAGGAGGCGACGGCCACGTCGTAGGCGGCGGTGTGCTGGAACGCCTCGCCGGCGAGGCGCGCGCGGGCGGTCAGGTCGAAGCCGCCGGCCTTGACGGCGGCGAGGACGTCGGCGTACCGCTCGGGGCTGGTGACGACGGCGACCGAGGGGTGGTTCTTGGCGGCGGCGCGGACCATCGAGGGGCCGCCGATGTCGATCTGCTCGACGCACTCGTCGTCGGAGGCGCCCGAGGCGACGGTCTCCTTGAACGGGTAGAGGTTCACCACGACCAGGTCGAACGGCTCGACGCCGAGCTCGGCGAGCTGCTCGCGGTGGGAGTCGAGACGGAGGTCGGCGAGGATGCCGGCGTGGACGCGGGGGTGCAGCGTCTTGACGCGGCCGTCCAGGCACTCGGGGAAGCCGGTGAGCTCCTCGACCTTGGTGACCGGCACTCCGGCGGCGGCGATCCTCCCGGCGGTGGAGCCGGTGGAGACGAGTTCGACGCCCGCCTCGTGCAGACCGCGGGCGAGGTCTTCGAGCCCCGTCTTGTCGTAGACACTGACCAGGGCGCGGCGGATGGGCTTATTCACCGACATGACCGAGATGAACCTTTCGTCCCTCAATGCGATAGCCGTCACGGGCGATCCGCCCCACGGCCTCGACGAGCAGCGAGCGCTCGACTTCCTTGATGCGTTCGTGAAGGGCGGATTCGCCCTCCGGGGTGTCCTCCTCGGTCACCTCGACCACGCCCTGCGCGATGATCGGACCGGTGTCGACGCCGTCGTCGACGAAGTGGACGGTGCAGCCCGTGACCTTGACGCCGTACGCGAGTGCGTCACGCACTCCGTGGGCGCCGGGGAACCCGGGCAGCAGGGCGGGGTGGGTGTTGACGGTCCGGCCGCCGAACGCGGCGAGGAACGCCGGACCGACGATCTTCATGAAACCGGCGGAGACGACGAGGTCCGGGCGGTGCGCGGCGACCTGTGCGGCGAGCGCCTCGTCCCACTCTGCGCGGGTCGCGTGGTCCTTGAGCTTGCACACGAACGTGGGGATTCCGGCCCGCTCCGCGCGCTCCACGCCACCGGTCCCGTCACGGTCCGCACCGACGGCGACGATCCGTGCCCCGTACGCCGCCGGGTCGTCGCCGATGGCGTCGAGCAGTGCCTGGAGGTTCGTACCGGATCCGGAGACCAGCACGACCAGCCGGGCAGGAGAGGCGGAGGGGGGCGGGGAGGCCACGTCGGGGCCCTTTCTCACGTGATGACCGCAGGGTGACGCAGGTGCGGCATGCTCTTTGTAGGGTCGTACGAAAGTATCGCTTCGCCCGATACGGGGAACCCTACGAACGGGCCGACCGTCAGCAACGATACCGGCACACCCGACGGCCCCCACGGGACGGGGGCGCGACCGGGAGGTAGCGTCAGGGGACAGCGAGCCGTCCACCGGGCGGACGAACCGTCCTACGGGCGGACATGACGAGATGGGGAAGACGTTCACCACATGCCGGACCGACGCCGTCGCACCGCCTTCCGCCTCCCCCTGCCCCTGCCCCTGCACGAGCGGTCCGCTCCCTTGATGCGGGAACGCCTGCCCTCTTCGCCGGACTCCCCGCCCCCGGGCTCCTCCTCCCAGGGCTCCTCCTCCCAGGGCTCCTCCTCCCAGGGCCCGTCCTCGTCGGGTCCCTCTTCCACGGACTCCTCGTCCTCGGGCTCCTCGGGCTCCTCCTCCCCGGGTCATTCCTCGCCGGATTCCTCCTCGGAATCCGCACCGGCCGCCGGCTCCGCCGCGAAGCCTCAGGAGGACAACCCGTTCGCCGCGCCGCCCGTGGACCGTCCGGACCAGCCGTGGCAGCCGCGCCGCCCCGCCGGGCCCAACGGGCCGGAGGGGGCGAACGGTTCGGACGGGAACGGTGGGCCCGGCCGGGACGGCTCCGCCGGGGACCGCCCGTCGTGGGGCAGCCAGTGGAGCAGCAAACAGCCCGGCCGGGGCAACGGCGGCTTCGGCGGCCGCCCCGGCGGGAACGGCTCCGGTGGCCCGGGAGGCAAGGGCGGATCCGAACGCGGCGGTCCGGGCGGACTGCGCTGGGACCCCACCGACCCCGCACAGCGGCGCGCCCGCTACGCGGTGCTCGGCGGTATGTGGGCCTTCTTCTTCGCC from Streptomyces sp. CA-278952 carries:
- the purN gene encoding phosphoribosylglycinamide formyltransferase; translation: MASPPPSASPARLVVLVSGSGTNLQALLDAIGDDPAAYGARIVAVGADRDGTGGVERAERAGIPTFVCKLKDHATRAEWDEALAAQVAAHRPDLVVSAGFMKIVGPAFLAAFGGRTVNTHPALLPGFPGAHGVRDALAYGVKVTGCTVHFVDDGVDTGPIIAQGVVEVTEEDTPEGESALHERIKEVERSLLVEAVGRIARDGYRIEGRKVHLGHVGE
- the purH gene encoding bifunctional phosphoribosylaminoimidazolecarboxamide formyltransferase/IMP cyclohydrolase; the encoded protein is MSVNKPIRRALVSVYDKTGLEDLARGLHEAGVELVSTGSTAGRIAAAGVPVTKVEELTGFPECLDGRVKTLHPRVHAGILADLRLDSHREQLAELGVEPFDLVVVNLYPFKETVASGASDDECVEQIDIGGPSMVRAAAKNHPSVAVVTSPERYADVLAAVKAGGFDLTARARLAGEAFQHTAAYDVAVASWFADDYAAADASGLPEFLGDTYTRKNVLRYGENPHQPAALYTSGDGGLAEAEQLHGKEMSFNNYTDTDAARRAAYDHAEPCVAIIKHANPCGIAIADDVATAHRNAHACDPASAFGGIIAVNRPVTVEMAEQVAEIFTEVIVAPAYEDGAVEVLARKKNIRVLLAPEAPATAFEVKAIDGGALLQVADRLQADGDDPANWTLATGDALSEAELKELAFAWKASRAVKSNAILLAKGGASVGVGMGQVNRVDSAKLAVERAGAERAAGSYAASDAFFPFPDGLEILTAAGVKAVAQPGGSVRDELVIEAAKKAGVTMYFTGTRHFFH
- a CDS encoding DUF2079 domain-containing protein, with the translated sequence MLELNKSGTDRSGPGRLPAQGPGPDPAPDARPADGSPSTGKATSERVPLRPYLVAGAILCALYFLYAYFQYSRFGSPSWDLGIFEQEVRAYAGFDAPVVDIKGPGYLILGDHFSPIVALLAPLYWLWPSAESLLFAQAALFALGAVIVGRTAQQLLGGRSGLCVTVAYGLSWGIQEAVKADFHEIAFAVPLLALVCRALLLKRYTAALLWSLPLVLVKEDLGATVAVVGFLLFVYGRRLQGALLAAFGVAAFVVTLTVLIPAASSAGTYDYWKKIDKNGEQDVSMLDSVLGVLDSSVKIEMLVFLIGITAFMALRSPLTLLIVPTLGWRLLSQDSNHWGMVWHYSAILMPVLFLALADGVRRSRGSHRPWLASYAKVAVPVAAAIAVAMTQHLPLRDLLRPETYRTDDARSQAARAALDAIPAGARVETDITLMAHLTSDRTVYWVGGAPGTAPDIVAINLDFGWSRPIQDPVAYAQQLHPEASYRLKHRGGSFVVMERTSPEPAEIPGARGD
- a CDS encoding RDD family protein, giving the protein MSFGDPNNPYGQQPGQPPQGPPQGQPGYGYPQQAPQGVPPQGYGYPQQQPGYPQQPGYPQQPGQPYGGGYPQQPGQGGMPELAHWGLRFGGTIIDGIIIFIPYVVFFAIGGAMGDSAGGVMVMIGALLALGLGIWQLYQEGTTGQTIGKKAVGIRLLREADGRPLGFGMAFVRRLAHILDSPCYIGFLWPLWDAKKQTFADKVCSSVVVKAV
- a CDS encoding DUF3017 domain-containing protein → MGAGTSPADPAPAGRAADEPREPDEREERDGSTGSAGPDPAADATAPVAEATDATAPGTDATDPGTDTATSASASTSASTSTSTSTSTDRDRDRDTAPDTTPAPDGAAAGRRPRRSRRFPRFTRDTARPEGGGRAASGDAPAPARQWPLLTVLCAAGLGLLIVVLDPFDQAFRIGTILIGGALIAGAVLRWVVPSVGMLAVRSRFTDLVTYGLMGTLIVLLALVAQPKPWLDVPVLEDAVRFTIR
- a CDS encoding bifunctional methylenetetrahydrofolate dehydrogenase/methenyltetrahydrofolate cyclohydrolase: MTAQILDGKATAAAIKSDLTVRVAALKAQGITPGLGTLLVGDDPGSRWYVNGKHRDCAQVGIGSIQRELPDTATQEEIEDVVRELNANPECTGYIVQLPLPKGIDTNRILELMDPEKDADGLHPMSLGRLVLNETGPLPCTPQGVVQLLRAHGVEINGAHVVVVGRGVTIGRSIPLLLTRKSENATVTQCHTGTRDLSSHLRQADIIVAAAGVQHLIKPEDVKPGAAVLDVGVSRDADGKIVGDVHPGVREVAAWVAPNPGGVGPMTRAQLLVNVVEAAERAAAEAADSAATG